A single region of the Malus sylvestris chromosome 8, drMalSylv7.2, whole genome shotgun sequence genome encodes:
- the LOC126630940 gene encoding uncharacterized protein LOC126630940, which translates to MENRVENSHGTEIPEKSRSLDLKSLYKSRSRKDVENKSLKRKVSAGDGDENRGKTKKSKKEASLSSLKNVNTSSKKSLDKVYHSGLNSGSHDPESWKSGSSDRLDSSSGLNGVSSLSLNNKVIQIPRRKRGFLVRKKFDGGQAPKLPDESAGKAGVIDQTHQIAKLNGDDLGTQSESLKVKQKKGRHDFKENINNELNSAPHAKKEDVPTSHSAVSNGDSSLKKSRRNRRKRKELAPDSKSSEKEAGPLVDSSMKKGHDLQEDDEENLEQNAARMLSSRFDPSCTGFSSNNKASANGLSFLLSSGQDFDSHRSKSISGSESPSVDNSGRVLRPRKQHNEKGHSRKRRHFYEVFFGNLDAYWVLNRRIKVFWPLDQSWYYGLINDYDKEKKLHHVKYDDRDEEWVDLQNERFKLLLLPSEVPGRTERKKSKVRNRSPDERKGDKKCRKEKKKRELTSEDDSGIGSYIDTEPIISWLARSTGRVKSPSCAVKKQKTSGLSLKPVPPLSDEDATLHESLGDSSFKRDKKNSRHPGRSSDDVMQEKPTSQGSTGSKDSKMPIVYVRRRLRKNESELSHTSKDDHDSASKLGSLYDFLGSLDADGPLWSIDDAGLLKLTPPRIEPGRVTFELGLPVHSIINDSFRVEFWLFRATMLRRYGAVVISWPKVYLEMLFVDNVVGLRFLLFEGCLKQAVAFVFLVLSLFHQPNEQGKFIDFQLPATSIRFKFSSVQHLGKQLVFAFYNFSEVKNSKWKYLDSKLTSHCLLTKKLPPSECTYDSIKALQNGRNQSPFMSLCRNSSFVKGTRIRPRQGINFKGSFRESISVNSSDSTSRDDELCRKLPPLALSFAAAPTFFISLHLKLLMENCVANICFRDRDSVEHVENCDNMLAVDWSVVEDFINGGSKITPEKNLKAAPSNATSDGSCAKPDADNAISLCHGARTKSSQHFQNGSLDVSVSSDGTGVLEKTGTDKVVQLKALQSHHPESDQCSLSPRPLVGRDKSDTDSQSFPNGLTVEIPSFDRYEKPVDREVQSAQQPTEFSWNMSGSIIPSPNPTAPRSTGHRNRNSSSLGHLSNSWTDGKADLFHNGFGSGPKKPRTQVSYTLPYGGFDFSSKQRNLQKGLSHKRIRRANNEKRSSDASRGSQRNLELLSCETNVLVNGSDRGWRECGAHVVLELFDHNEWKLAVKISGTTKYSYKAHQFLQPGTTNRYTHAMMWKGGKDWNWGLEFPDRSQWALFREMHEECYNRNIRSASVKNIPIPGVRLIEESDDNSIEISFLRSSAKYFRQIETDVEMALDPSRVLYDMDSDDEQWILKFQNSSEVHNSSSTEIDEEMFEKTMDMFEKAAYDQQCDEFTSEEIEELMAGAGVGPMDVILSIYEHWLQKRQRKGMPLIRHLQPPSWERYQQEVKEWEQAMIKTNTTLPNGCYGKPASVEKPPMFAFCLKPRGLEVPNKGSTRSQKKFSLSGHNGGMLGDHDGFHAIGRRSNGFAFGDERLAYPGHNYDSLDDSPLSQTSPGVFSPRDAANILVSNDGFERNHLRRIHRSKSKKFARTVSYVAPQMMSSYSPRVVGNRNEFHRWNADIPDWSSQRYYQPEVSPRHGMGLLDDSDLDEFRLRDASGAAQHAHKMARLKRERARRLFYRADLAIHRAVVSLMTAEAIKTSSEDSSDDEE; encoded by the exons ATGGAAAATAGAGTAGAGAACTCACATGGCACTGAAATTCCCGAAAAATCGAGATCTTTGGATCTGAAGAGTTTGTATAAATCGAGAAGTAGGAAAGATGTCGAAAACAAGAGCTTGAAGAGAAAAGTTAGTGCCGGGGATGGTGATGAGAACAGGGGCAAGACAAAGAAGAGTAAGAAAGAGGCTTCTCTTAgtagtttgaagaatgttaataCTAGTAGCAAAAAGAGTTTAGACAAAGTGTATCATAGCGGGTTGAATTCTGGTTCACATGATCCAGAGTCATGGAAATCTGGGTCGAGTGATAGATTGGATAGCAGTAGTGGGTTGAATGGTGTTTCGTCACTTAGTTTGAATAATAAGGTTATTCAAATCCCGAGGCGTAAACGGGGTTTTCTAgtgaggaagaaatttgatggTGGTCAGGCACCAAAGCTGCCAGATGAATCTGCTGGTAAAGCGGGTGTCATTGATCAGACTCATCAGATAGCTAAGTTAAATGGTGATGATTTAGGTACTCAATCTGAGTCCTTGAAAGTTAAACAAAAGAAGGGTCGGCATGATTTCAAAGAAAACATAAATAATGAGTTGAATTCAGCACCACATGCTAAGAAAGAAGACGTTCCTACAAGTCATTCGGCTGTAAGCAATGGTGATTCATCTTTGAAGAAGTCTCGGAGGAATCGTAGGAAGAGGAAGGAGTTGGCACCTGACAGTAAAAGCTCTGAAAAGGAAGCTGGGCCTTTGGTTGATAGTTCTATGAAAAAAGGCCATGATTTACAAGAAGATGATGAGGAGAATCTTGAACAGAATGCAGCAAGGATGCTTTCATCAAGGTTTGATCCCAGCTGCACTGGGTTTTCTTCAAACAACAAGGCTTCTGCAAATGGGTTGTCTTTTTTGTTGTCTTCTGGACAGGATTTTGATAGCCATAGGTCAAAGTCTATTTCTGGGTCAGAATCTCCTTCGGTTGACAATTCTGGTAGAGTATTGAGGCCGAGGAAACAACACAATGAAAAGGGACATTCGCGGAAAAGGCGCCATTTCTATGAAGTtttctttgggaacttggatGCTTACTGGGTTTTGAACCGGAGAATCAAAGTCTTCTGGCCTTTAGACCAAAGTTGGTACTATGGTCTTATTAATGACTATGACAAGGAAAAAAAACTTCATCATGTGAAATATGATGATCGTGACGAAGAATGGGTTGACCTTCAAAATGAGAGGTTCAAGCTCTTGTTACTCCCTAGTGAAGTTCCCGGTAGGACAGAGCGGAAAAAATCAAAGGTGCGGAATAGAAGTCCCGATGAGAGAAAAGGGGACAAGAAgtgcagaaaagaaaagaaaaagagagaattgaCTTCGGAGGATGATAGTGGCATAGGCAGCTATATAGACACTGAACCCATTATTTCATGGTTGGCACGATCTACGGGTCGGGTCAAGTCTCCTTCCTGTGCTGTGAAGAAGCAAAAAACATCTGGTCTATCTTTAAAGCCTGTGCCACCATTGTCTGATGAAGATGCCACTTTACATGAATCTTTGGGTGACAGCTCCTTTAAAagggataaaaaaaattctcgcCATCCTGGCAGATCATCTGATGATGTGATGCAAGAAAAGCCTACCTCACAAGGCAGCACTGGCTCCAAAGATAGCAAAATGCCTATTGTTTATGTTCGAAGGCGGCTTCGGAAGAATGAGTCTGAATTGTCTCATACATCCAAGGATGACCATGACTCTGCGAGTAAACTTGGGTCACTATATGATTTCTTGGGAAGCTTGGATGCCGATGGACCATTGTGGTCTATTGATGATGCAGGACTGCTGAAATTAACTCCTCCACGGATAGAACCAGGAAGAGTTACTTTTGAGTTAGGCCTTCCAGTGCATTCAATTATTAATGATTCCTTTAGAGTAGAGTTTTGGTTATTTCGTGCCACAATGCTGCGTCGGTATGGTGCAGTGGTGATTTCATGGCCAAAGGTTTATTTGGAGATGCTTTTTGTTGACAATGTAGTTGGACTGAGATTTCTCTTGTTTGAAGGTTGCTTGAAGCAGGCTGTGGCCTTTGTTTTTCTTGTCCTGTCATTGTTTCATCAACCTAATGAGCAGGGGAAGTTTATTGATTTCCAGTTACCAGCAACTTCAATCAGGTTTAAATTCTCCAGTGTTCAGCATCTTGGGAAGCAACTTGTGTTTGCATTCTACAACTTTTCTGAAGTaaagaattcaaagtggaagTACCTAGACTCTAAACTTACGAGCCATTGTTTGCTTACCAAGAAACTGCCCCCGTCTGAATGCACCTATGATAGTATTAAAGCACTTCAAAATGGAAGAAATCAGTCACCTTTTATGTCTCTTTGCAGGAATTCCTCCTTTGTCAAG GGTACACGGATTAGGCCCAGGCAGGGTATTAACTTCAAGGGGAGTTTCAGGGAATCTATATCTGTAAATAGTAGTGATTCTACTTCTCGTGATGATGAGCTCTGCAGAAAACTTCCTCCACTTGCCCTCTCTTTTGCTGCTGCACCTACTTTCTTCATTAGTTTGCATCTTAAGCTGCTTATGGAAAATTGTGTTGCTAATATCTGTTTTCGGGACCGTGATTCAGTGGAGCATGTCGAAAACTGTGACAATATGTTGGCAGTTGACTGGTCTGTTGTTGAGGACTTTATTAACGGAGGTTCGAAGATTACTCCTGAGAAAAATTTGAAGGCTGCACCAAGTAATGCTACTTCTGATGGATCCTGTGCCAAGCCAGATGCAGACAATGCTATTTCTCTATGCCATGGAGCTCGGACAAAGTCATCTCAGCATTTCCAAAATGGCAGTCTTGATGTTTCTGTATCCTCTGATGGTACTGGTGTCCTTGAAAAGACTGGAACAGATAAAGTTGTACAGTTGAAAGCGTTGCAAAGCCATCATCCAGAGTCAGATCAATGTTCTTTATCCCCAAGGCCTTTGGTTGGTAGAGACAAGTCCGACACTGATTCCCAATCTTTTCCGAATGGTCTCACTGTCGAAATTCCATCATTTGACCGATATGAGAAGCCTGTGGATAGGGAGGTGCAAAGTGCTCAACAGCCTACAGAATTTTCTTGGAACATGAGTGGTAGCATTATTCCCAGCCCTAACCCCACTGCTCCCAGAAGTACAGGGCACCGAAATAGAAATAGTTCATCACTTGGACACCTCTCTAATAGTTGGACGGATGGAAAAGCTGACCTTTTCCATAATGGTTTTGGCAGTGGACCAAAGAAGCCCCGAACTCAGGTGTCCTATACATTGCCTTATGGAGGTTTTGACTTTAGTTCGAAGCAAAGAAACCTCCAGAAGGGGCTTTCTCATAAACGAATCAGGAGGGCTAATAATGAGAAGAGGTCATCAGATGCTTCCAGAGGTTCCCAAAGAAATTTGGAACTCTTATCATGTGAAACAAATGTGTTAGTCAATGGCAGTGACAGAGGGTGGAGGGAATGTGGGGCCCATGTTGTATTAGAGCTTTTTGATCATAATGAGTGGAAGCTTGCTGTAAAAATTTCAGGGACTACAAAGTACTCATACAAAGCACATCAATTTTTGCAGCCTGGGACAACAAACCGCTACACTCATGCTATGATgtggaaaggaggaaaggacTGGAATTGGGGTTTAGAGTTTCCAGATAGGAGTCAGTGGGCACTATTTAGGGAGATGCATGAAGAGTGTTACAATCGGAATATCCGCTCTGCTTCAGTAAAAAACATTCCTATTCCTGGTGTCCGCTTAATTGAAGAAAGTGATGATAATTCAATTGAAATATCATTTCTTCGCAGTTCTGCAAAGTATTTCCGGCAAATAGAAACAGATGTTGAAATGGCTTTGGACCCATCTCGGGTATTGTATGATATGGATAGTGATGATGAGCAGTGGATTTTGAAGTTTCAAAATTCTTCTGAAGTTCACAACAGTAGCTCAACAGAGATTGACGAGGAGATGTTTGAGAAAACAATGGACATGTTTGAAAAGGCTGCATATGATCAACAGTGTGATGAGTTCACATCTGAAGAAATAGAAGAGCTCATGGCTGGTGCTGGAGTTGGGCCCATGGATGTGATTTTATCCATTTATGAGCATTGGCTACAGAAAAGGCAGAGGAAGGGAATGCCTTTAATCCGACATCTTCAG CCACCATCATGGGAAAGGTATCAACAAGAAGTAAAAGAGTGGGAGCAAGCTATGATCAAAACCAATACCACCCTCCCCAATGGATGCTACGGGAAACCTGCATCAGTTGAGAAGCCACCAATGTTTGCTTTTTGTCTGAAACCACGGGGACTAGAAGTTCCCAACAAGGGATCAACACGGTCACAGAAGAAATTTTCGCTTTCTGGACATAATGGTGGCATGTTAGGAGATCACGATGGTTTCCATGCTATTG GAAGAAGATCAAATGGGTTTGCTTTCGGTGATGAAAGGCTGGCATATCCAGGCCATAACTATGACTCTTTAGACGACTCCCCCTTGTCTCAGACATCACCTGGGGTATTTTCACCAAGGGATGCAGCGAACATCTTGGTGAGCAATGATGGGTTTGAGAGAAATCATCTCCGCAGAATTCATAGAAGCAAGTCGAAGAAATTTGCGAGGACAGTATCTTATGTTGCCCCCCAGATGATGTCTTCATACAGTCCTAGAGTCGTAGGAAACAGAAATGAATTTCATCGATGGAATGCGGATATCCCTGATTGGTCAAGCCAGCGTTATTATCAACCAGAAGTGTCTCCGAGGCATGGCATGGGACTGTTGGATGATTCTGATCTCGATGAGTTCAGACTGCGTGATGCATCTGGTGCCGCCCAACATGCACATAAAATGGCAAGgctcaagagagagagagctcggAGATTGTTTTACAGAGCAGATCTAGCAATACACAGGGCCGTGGTTTCTCTCATGACCGCGGAAGCGATCAAAACTTCTTCTGAGGACTCCAGTGACGATGAAGAGTAG